One Ranitomeya variabilis isolate aRanVar5 chromosome 4, aRanVar5.hap1, whole genome shotgun sequence genomic window, ACTCTAATCGATCTGGCAGGATTTGAGCCTACAAGCCCACCTGAAGGCCCAAAGCTCCTCTCTGATGTAGCAGAGCAACCATCAGCACTGATCCCCATCCTTCCTCCACCTCCACTGATACCAGCACAGTCCAGACATTGCTCGTCCTTGGACAGTCTTGCTCACATGAACAGTGCCACCAACTCGCTGTACTTATTAGATGAGGAGTTGCTGCATCTAGGTACTCTGCTCACTGCTGGAAATGGAAGTCATGGCGTAATGTATTATGATTTGTGTTGTCCCCAGCTACCCGAAATGGTGACATTACTATTATTATAGGGCATAAATTATTTAACGCTCATTGTGCAAGATAAATCTGCAAATAATATTTTACTTCTTTATGGGCAAAGAAAGGATCATGTCGTATGTCTAATGTTACTAACCTTTCTTCTAAGGTATTGATGATCCACCATCAAATACAGCAAAGGAATTGTGTCCAAGCTCCAAGGTATGGCCCTTTGAACACTTGTTGTTCTTTTAATTTACAGTACTTCTTGTGAATTGTGTATTTGGAGATTCTCTTAACATGAGCCCTGACTGTCTTTCAGGTGGAGGACAAAGAAATAGATTTTTTCACTGGACCCTCAATGGATCCACTTACCTCAACAGTCCCCCCATTATTGGCGCATCCAGTAATCCCCATGGGTTCTATTAACTCCTACTCCTCAGCCGCTACCTACACTACTGTATTTAGTACTGCGCCTACAACGGTGCCCATGACTGCCCCTCCTACAGGAGGCATTAAACTTCATGAGCTTGAAGtgcttggacagcaacttttggaggAAGCAAAAGGGTGAGTTTGGCAAGAAAATGTATTGTTATACAGGGTTCTAGAATTGACTTTTTTTTAACCCAAATTGCTTAACTTATCTACTTTTTGTTTTTCCATGTTAGAGCGTCAGCTAAGTCTGCCACTGTTCCCAGCACAATGACAACTCTGGCAGCACTGCAGCCGGCAAATGCCTTTGGAGCTGTGGTTTCTGCATCATCGCTTGGCTCCTTGCCTGTTGCCCCTAGTAGCCCACTCTTCTTACCACATCATCAGGAAAGTCCTCAGAAAGCCTCCTACATATCCCTTACAAATGTGACTGTACCCTTGGAATCCATAAGACCCAGTAAGTTGTCTATCTCTTCTTTTATCGGCGCCACTCCGATCAGTCTTCTGTACCTGCCGggttcgctccagtgtttgctagaCGATCTGGAAGTCAttactcaatacaagtctatgcgaGCAAGAATGAGACTCTCTTAGACTTGCAGTGAGaccttgtgactgttacctctgattGGTGTATGATTTTCTATTATAGCAAAACCCTTTTAAACAGGACATTTCACCAAATTATTCATATTGAATTGGACACATGATGGAATAGTGGCCACAGAGCaaaataaaatgtgttttttttagaaaaacaaaaaTTGCCTCACTTTTATATAGATATATTAGTAATCAAAGTTTTTGATTGCTAATGAGTTTGTGTTAGTTAGCAGAGAGTTTTCACTGGGGGGCATGTACGTATCCCCCCTGTATGACATTGACCAGTTGTAACCTGACAACAGCAAAGAAGAGCAAGAAGCACACGCCCCCGCCATAGCTTAGAACAGGCTACTCCTGTATGAGATATGACTGACAGCCCTGATCTCACTGCGGAATGAGTACAAGCACAACATACATATGTCATTATTGATGCCTTTTAAGCCCTAATCTCTGGACAGTGTGGACAGAATGGGCAGTACAGCAGAGGAGGTGCAGTGCTATGAGAGGATGAGAGATAAtacaagggtttgtaatgtgaaacAAGTAAATTCAGCTGTGCTGTGCTGACCCTCTCCTCCCATTGACTACCAGAAGATGAGAGATCAGTAATCACTTATGTCTACTGTGCTCACAGCGACTTGTAatggctctgcagtgagatcaagcTGTCTGTTATTATATACCTCACACAGGAGTAGCCTGGACTAAGCTATGGTGGGGGGGTGTTCTTCTTTCCCTTGATTGTTGCTGCCTTACTATGATTGGTCAATTCCATACAAGGGGAAGATGCACATGCCCCCAATAAAAAACATTTGGAATTAAAGggcattcccatctccaatatcctattcTAATATGTTGTGggtgtaataatattagaaaatgcctctaattagaaatgtaggatagttcttctgattcgctatgtctcttaccccatgtgcagggtattgcagtagcttaggtatccatggttacaacgacTCATATAGTGAtagttagctgttagtggttgtaaccatagatacctaagctactgcaatgccctccacatggggtaagtgacatagcgaatcataCGAACAATTcttcatttctaattggaggtatttgctaatattatcattattattattattatctactacatattgggataggatcttgaagatgcgGATACCCCTTAATGAAAATTAACTCACAAGCTactaaatactttgattgctagtaTCACCGCAATCCagaggcaaaaaaagaaaaaaaaaagtttttttttctcctctgcaaCCATTGTGTGTCCAGATCAatgtgaaaaatttggtgaaaggtcctccttAACAAAGGATTATCAGTTCTTTAGGGGTGCACCGAGTAGGGGATATTATGCCTGCTGCACATTAGAATTGCATAGAAGTGAGTGGGCTACAATTTTAGCTCTTGTTAACCGCGTAAGGCCTCGTCTACACTGTGCCTTTTTGTAGCGCTGCTGATGAACGATTTAGCGACTGCTGCAGCACATTGAGTTGTGTAGAGTAGTGTGCACTGCAGCTGCCACATAAGTTAAAATAAATCCGTAATACTAGAAAACGTTGCAGTGTAACCCAAGCCTTAATCTTTGTGATGTTCAGGCGATATTATTGAGAACAATGTAATTTGTAGATATTCTATTTGATTCTATGTCTATTTTGTAATCCATTATTGATTTATGCAGTTATATGAGGTTATTCTAATTGTCTTACTGAAAACTTTGAAATGGAGGAAAGCTAGCTGATATAATTGTGCTCCAGGTTCCCTTCTCCCTCTGACGGCTTACGATAAGAATGGCTTTCGTATATTGCTGCACTTTGCTAAGGATTGTCCACCTGATCGTCCCGATGTCCTGGTGGTAATCATCTCTATGATTAATACGGCTCCCTTGCCAATCCAAAAAATTCTTTTTCAGGCCGCCGTTCCGAAGGTGAGTAAACAATGTCTGTACCACAATGTACTTATGTACCTACGTTCTAATGCTTTATATTCACGAGAAATAACAGGTCGGAACACATACGGGTGAATCAGAGTTTTACTAAGGGAGATTTCTTCCTTCTGCTATTTGGACTTTGATGATATATACTAGCACTATGCAGGGAGTGTCTcatcttaaaaaataaattaatgacTAAAAAAATAGATATAGGGAAAGTTGGGGTATAATTAATGTTATAGACACTTCTGAAAATGATTGTAACTGTCACTTTAAATGTAGACAATGAAGGTGAAGCTGCAGCCTGCATCTGGGACAGACCTGGCAGCATTCAATCCCATCTTACCCCCAGCATCAATTACACAAGTCATGTTACTGGCCAATCCTCTGAAGGTAAGCGGGACGCGCTGCGGATGTTggcagtgtatggagctgtgctgttctgctcTCCGATTACATCCAGCCTCCAAAATTGCTGGTAACTGTTTGGTAAGGTTCCGGAGACCACACCAATCTGATATGTGACCTATCCAAAAGGGTTGTCCCCTACTTTGATATCGATGACCTATTGTTAAAGGGGTTGccagtctgtagtcactctgtgacCGCAAActcgtgaatcctcacatcacgtgcACTGTGATAATTCTCCCGTGCTGGTGGCAGATGTGTATGTAATTTTCATACATGCGATCACAAGCCGACTAGATGGGCACAACCTCGCTCAAGGCAAATGTATCCAGCGATTCCGGACAAGTCTAGTccgaatgtggctgggagtatgcaaatAGCACAATTACCGTCACATGACGGCTCACTCCCTGCGCTGGAGAATTTTCACAGCGTGCAGTGACTGTGATATGAGAATTCACatcgtgactgcagacttgtaccctaaagagaatctgtcagcgcaAAATTACTATTCAAATTAGGCACAGGCACTTGGTGCACCCTTACCATGGCCAGACAGATAAGTGAAACTTTCCACCTACCTGGTGTAAAATATGAGCTGTCAATCCTCGAAGAGAAGGGCTGCAATATGTGCGAAATAAGTAATTGGGAAGGTTTGCTGACCTGTTATGGTTCGGTATGGTAATGCCTAGGATGCACCAGGagtctgtgcttggtttgaacagtcattttctgctgacagattcctgttACACTTTGAATATTGCATTCATATAACTCCTCTGCTTGGAGAACCTTCTGGTCAGATAGGCATTTTATATGcacattttgtatttctttttccTGCAGGATAAAGTGCGGCTCAGGTATAAATTGTCCTTTGCGCTCGGAGAGGAGTGCAGCACTGAGGTGGGGGAAGTGGACCAATTTCCAGACTCCGATCAGTGGGGAAAGTTATGACCAgagatttctatatatttttttttttaattcagactGTGATACTGAATGTGAGGTGACGTTGCTTCAGAATTCAGGTTGTTTACAAGACTCGATGCAGCAAGTAACGGGGACCCTTCAGCACTTTATTCCGATTTCCCAAATGGATGCCTTCATTACCATTAAGGCTCTCATTCGTTTACTGCATTCGTTATCATACTTCTGTTTATGAGACCCCCACATGAACCTGTGTCCTGTAAACATTATCTGCTGGAGAGATTAGGGCTAGGTTTTCAGAtagtttgtatttttttctgtataCAGTATTAAGCTTATTTATTATAGAAACAAACTACAGTTGTGTCCAGATCAATACAGAAAATCCACTACCTCCCCCCATCTCTTCCATAGATTAATGGTCAGCTAATAGTACAAGTGCAAAACAAGCAACATGTACTTCCCAGGGACCAAAGATTGTCTTTAGCTGGAAGAATTCTGTTATTTGGATTTTTAAACCTTGTTTGATCCATTTATTTGCATCATCCAGAAAAAAAAAGTCTCGTATCTTATAGTAGAAACTGGAATTGTGCAAAAGAATGCGGCTGTAATACATAAATATGCCCAATAAAGGCCGATGTCCACTAAATGAGCGAGTGTGTAAAACAACTGTATGGGGAAGAACGATCGTGAATAAGATTTCCCTGCCCTCATGCAGGGTGCAGCAATGTGCTGCCGAAAACAATGGTTAGCCTGCCAGCATGCACAATCCAATCACCTGATGAATGAACATTTTGCTCACTTGTCGGCTGCTTGCTTACACTGCCCAATTGCTCCCTCATACGCTATACTGTCTCTGCACCAGTGGGCTTAACCGCACCAAGGCTTTGCTCTTACGAGGGGCTGGAAGGGATCACATCTTCCGTATTGCTCAGAACTTAGAGACTGGCGTTTTTGAACAGTCAGCCAGTAGTTAGTGTTTAGCTGACTTGTGCCCTGCTGCACTCCCCTGCCTGGTACAGGCGTCCTAATTTAGGCTATGTTCGCCTGTCCGTTTTACTGTTCCATGTAGGGACAAATGGGAATGCACAGGATGCCAGTTCTGTTTCAATCAGAAGCAGGGGGGCTTACATGGGGTCTATTTCCATTTATTTTTCGTAGGTAAGAAAAAGTTCTGCATGTAggactttttttttcctaaaaacaaaacaaaacccctTCTCAAATAGAAACTAGACAGCTCCCATATAGATCAATGGGGCCGATGTGCTTCTATATGAAACTGGAGGGCACAGTATCCTAATTCCATTTGTCTGTTGTAAATGATAAAGTGGAATAGTAAAACAGTCATGTTAACGCTGCCTAAAAGAAGTGTCATCGGGAAAGATCACCTTTAGACATAAGAGATTAAGGTCGGCAGGTTGACCGCTCATCTATTTCAAATACATGGGGAGAACGTTTAATTTCTATGTTAAATCCGAAGGGGAGTCAGCATTTCACTTAACAAACCCATCCAGCGTGAGATCCCAAATATAGATTTATGCTCCTTGCTTCTGTCTACACTTTAGGCACCTTGAGTATTTTACGCAGTAAAATCATTGAGCAAGAGACATCTGTCATGTTTGTTTTAAAGGTTGTCCCTTTTCAAGAAATCTTGCTCCCCAGGTGCAGTttgctgtgtgtttgtgtgtatatatagaacTGTTCCTTAACTCACCATCCCCAGGTCCATCAGTGAGTCTCTGCTTCCGGTGTCTGGCACTGGCCACTATTCTGACATCACCGACAGCCAactagtgagctcagcagctctgccacCGTAGACAATACATTCTGCTAAGAGCTCACGGTTTGGCCGCCATGCTATCGATGCCAGACTGCGGCGGCGGAGATTCGACGTAGAGTAaaacgtttgtttgttttttttttaaatcaaactgCGCAAGAAGAACAAGGTTTCATGAAAGGAGGCCAGCCTCTATCCTTAAGTGAGAAACATTCCTGTCTCTGCTGTACCGCAAAAGGAAGAAAACGCAATCTTTATTTTACACCCTCCTTTTTATCCAGATGATTGTACTGTAGAGAATGAAACAGATGGATGTCTCCAACATGGACTCTATAAATCCCCGAAGCCCTCCCATTGTAAGACTGAGAAGTACTGTAATATTTGTTGTGTGAACATGTTGTCACCAAGTACAGATCTAATGTGCGACTGTCACTTTAACCCTTGAGCATGCATGTTTAATAAAGCTTTTGTTTGTTCTCAAGTTGTCATTTCTTTTGTTTTACACAAAGTGAAGAAGTAGAATACATGTACTTTCTTTCACTTCTGCATGGGAACTTGTCACTGGAGAAGCCTACTaagaacttttcagccttttccatTTTTGGTGAATTTCCTCTGTGGAATCTGCAGCAAAGTATAGTGCAATGTAATGGGACTTAAAAATGTGCAGAGTGTGTACAGTATTTCTG contains:
- the GGA3 gene encoding ADP-ribosylation factor-binding protein GGA3, translated to MADSDGETLESWLNKATNPCNRQEDWEYIISFCDQINKELEGPQIAVRLLAHKIQSPQEWEALQALTVLEACMKNCGRRFHGEVGKFRFLNELIKVVSPKYLGDRVSEKVKSKVVGLLYSWTVALPEENKIKDAYQMLKRQGIVLSDPVIPVDRTLIPSPPVRPKNPIFDDEERSKLLAKLLKSKNPDDLQEANKLIKSMVKEDEVRMQRVSKRVHTLEEVNNNVKLLQEMLTHYSKEDSSEADKELMKELFERCESKRLTLFKMASETEDNDSSLGDILQASDNVSRAINMYKVVVEGQEMNGELDLPESTNNNEVTESSTSLPTLIDLAGFEPTSPPEGPKLLSDVAEQPSALIPILPPPPLIPAQSRHCSSLDSLAHMNSATNSLYLLDEELLHLGIDDPPSNTAKELCPSSKVEDKEIDFFTGPSMDPLTSTVPPLLAHPVIPMGSINSYSSAATYTTVFSTAPTTVPMTAPPTGGIKLHELEVLGQQLLEEAKGASAKSATVPSTMTTLAALQPANAFGAVVSASSLGSLPVAPSSPLFLPHHQESPQKASYISLTNVTVPLESIRPSSLLPLTAYDKNGFRILLHFAKDCPPDRPDVLVVIISMINTAPLPIQKILFQAAVPKTMKVKLQPASGTDLAAFNPILPPASITQVMLLANPLKDKVRLRYKLSFALGEECSTEVGEVDQFPDSDQWGKL